The following coding sequences lie in one Nakaseomyces glabratus chromosome K, complete sequence genomic window:
- the MRS4 gene encoding Fe(2+) transporter (CAGL0K08250g~Ortholog(s) have iron ion transmembrane transporter activity, role in iron ion homeostasis, mitochondrial iron ion transport and mitochondrial inner membrane, plasma membrane localization) codes for MDEEIDYEALPPCAPLHHQLLAGAFAGIMEHSVLFPVDAIKTRIQSSSSGAATQGLIKQISKITTAEGSLALWKGVQSVILGAGPAHAVYFATYEFSKSKLIDPQDMHTHQPIKTAISGMAATTVADALMNPFDVIKQRMQLNTRESVWHVTKNIYHKEGFAAFYYSYPTTLVMNIPFAAFNFAIYESATKFMNPSNEYNPFIHCISGGLSGATCAAITTPLDCIKTVLQVRGSETVSNEIMKQANTFQRAASAIYKIHGWKGFLRGLKPRVIANMPATAISWTSYECAKHFLVNSS; via the coding sequence ATGGATGAAGAAATCGACTATGAGGCACTTCCGCCTTGTGCTCCACTACATCACCAGCTACTTGCCGGTGCATTTGCAGGTATAATGGAGCATTCTGTGCTATTTCCAGTTGATGCGATCAAGACCCGAATACaatcttcatcttcaggCGCAGCTACACAAGGCTTGATCAAACAAATTTCTAAAATCACCACTGCTGAGGGTTCTTTAGCACTTTGGAAGGGTGTTCAATCGGTTATACTGGGTGCAGGTCCTGCCCATGCTGTGTATTTCGCAACCTACGAATTTTCGAAATCCAAGCTTATAGACCCACAGGATATGCATACCCATCAACCCATAAAGACAGCGATAAGTGGTATGGCTGCCACTACGGTTGCAGATGCATTGATGAACCCATTTGATGTCATTAAACAAAGAATGCAATTGAATACGAGGGAATCGGTATGGCATGTTACTAAAAATATCTACCACAAAGAAGGCTTTGCAGCTTTCTACTATTCATATCCAACTACACTAGTAATGAACATACCTTTTGCAGCTTTCAACTTTGCAATATATGAGTCAGCAACAAAATTTATGAATCCATCAAATGAATATAACCCATTCATCCATTGCATTAGTGGTGGCTTAAGCGGTGCAACATGTGCTGCAATCACTACACCACTTGATTGTATCAAGACTGTTTTACAAGTGCGCGGTAGTGAAACAGTTTCTAACGAAATTATGAAACAGGCTAATACATTCCAAAGAGCTGCGTCAGctatatataaaatacaCGGATGGAAAGGTTTCTTAAGAGGCCTAAAACCAAGAGTTATTGCAAATATGCCGGCAACCGCAATATCATGGACGTCATATGAGTGTGCTAAGCATTTCCTTGTTAATTCATCATAG
- the YSR3 gene encoding sphinganine kinase YSR3 (CAGL0K08272g~Ortholog(s) have sphingosine-1-phosphate phosphatase activity, role in phospholipid dephosphorylation, sphingolipid biosynthetic process and endoplasmic reticulum localization), with the protein MSVAATLIEKADLSIEDSNGCNAAKHHLSDPGNHPAEHFKKKMSPLRFKMRQFLTRYTDHQSETLANIQHTLRNPVLDVYFKYSALMGAHTFYIIALPIPIWFGHWELTRDLVYIFGYSIYLSGFLKDYWCLPRPRSPPVERITLSKYTTREYGAPSSHTANATGVSAYFLWRIWVESNFTLTSKALLSIGVMFYYLTLVVGRVYCGMHGLLDLYSGALVGLACFMGRIGFDYLFPTFKASEYNWVPVLSVIVSLFLLYKHIKPVDECPCFEDSVAFIGVVSGLDCSNWLIAKFNLNLVCSFIDFEPKNCLHILARLLVGVLTVIVWKYVISKPLVYFTLVKLVRLKDERKDYHERHEITKLAAECAEHIGVPNIELLGRFIIYAGVPSTVILVCPVIFKALQL; encoded by the coding sequence ATGTCTGTCGCTGCTACCTTGATCGAGAAGGCCGATCTGTCTATCGAAGACTCCAACGGTTGCAATGCTGCTAAGCATCATTTATCTGACCCAGGTAATCATCCGGCTGaacatttcaaaaagaaaatgtcTCCTCTCAGATTTAAAATGAGGCAGTTTTTAACAAGATACACAGACCACCAATCAGAGACTTTAGCGAATATACAGCACACGCTTCGTAACCCAGTGCTTGATGTTTATTTCAAGTACTCCGCTTTGATGGGTGCACACACATTTTACATTATTGCAttacccatccccatctgGTTTGGACACTGGGAGTTGACAAGAGACTTAGTTTACATATTCGGATACTCGATTTATTTAAGTGGCTTCCTAAAGGATTATTGGTGTCTGCCCAGACCCAGATCACCACCTGTTGAAAGAATTACATTGAGTAAATACACTACAAGGGAATACGGGGCTCCATCTTCTCATACTGCAAATGCCACCGGGGTTAGTGCTTATTTTCTATGGAGAATATGGGTTGAGTCAAATTTCACCTTAACATCAAAGGCTCTGCTATCTATTGGTGTTATGTTCTATTATCTAACTCTCGTTGTCGGAAGAGTTTACTGTGGTATGCATGGACTACTTGATCTTTACAGTGGTGCTCTAGTAGGATTAGCATGCTTCATGGGAAGAATAGGATTTGACTATCTATTTCCAACCTTTAAGGCCAGTGAGTACAATTGGGTTCCTGTATTGAGTGTCATTGtcagtttatttttgttatacAAACACATCAAACCGGTTGATGAATGTCCATGTTTTGAGGACAGTGTAGCTTTCATAGGCGTTGTGTCGGGATTAGATTGCTCTAATTGGCTAATTGCTAAATTCAACTTAAATCTTGTCTGTTCTTTCATAGACTTTGAACCCAAAAATTGTCTTCATATACTTGCCAGATTATTGGTAGGCGTATTGACAGTGATAGTCTGGAAATATGTTATAAGCAAACCGTTAGTCTACTTCACCTTGGTAAAACTAGTCAGACTAAAAGATGAGAGAAAGGATTATCATGAAAGACATGAAATAACGAAATTAGCTGCTGAATGTGCTGAACATATCGGTGTTCCAAATATTGAACTTCTTGGAAGATTCATAATTTACGCTGGTGTCCCATCAACTGTGATTCTAGTTTGCCCAGTCATATTTAAGGCCCTTCAATTGTAG